One Candidatus Binatia bacterium DNA window includes the following coding sequences:
- a CDS encoding AI-2E family transporter: MSRQQVFAAFFVLLFATLLYHVYRLFAPFLTPLFWGALLALVFYPLQARLARLLRNRDGLAAFLLTAGVFSLVIVPAIFLATVLVAETAAAYRHLERALTQGDWRTWTEEFRRLAEKWLGERPALEAWVRSIDLPAVLLRLTNAVSSFVVSRVTDALRNAVGFVTDFVLTAFVLFFFLRDGPRFVGSLRSALPMETGHKDVVLRRFADTLFAVVQGVLLTALVQGLVAGFGFWLVGLSFSVLLGCLTAFLALFPFGGSLVWMGAVVFLLLSGAWARALVLLAWGALLVSSVDNVVRPLVIGGRTQMSTLFLFFGILGGLQAYGFLGMFLGPVLLATLVAVVQIFREEYGLREESG, from the coding sequence ATGTCGCGCCAGCAGGTCTTCGCGGCCTTCTTCGTCCTTCTCTTCGCAACTCTCCTCTACCACGTCTACCGGCTCTTCGCCCCGTTTCTCACCCCGCTCTTCTGGGGAGCGCTGCTCGCCCTGGTCTTCTACCCTCTGCAGGCCCGCCTCGCGCGGCTCCTTCGCAACCGCGACGGTCTGGCCGCTTTTCTTCTGACCGCGGGAGTTTTCTCCCTCGTCATCGTGCCGGCGATTTTTCTCGCCACCGTGCTCGTGGCGGAAACGGCCGCCGCCTACCGACATCTCGAACGAGCGCTGACCCAAGGGGACTGGAGGACCTGGACCGAAGAGTTCCGAAGGCTGGCCGAGAAGTGGCTCGGAGAGCGACCGGCTCTCGAGGCGTGGGTCCGAAGCATCGACCTGCCCGCCGTGCTCCTGCGGCTCACGAATGCCGTCAGCAGCTTCGTGGTCTCGCGGGTCACCGACGCGTTGCGCAACGCGGTGGGCTTCGTCACCGACTTCGTGCTCACCGCTTTCGTCCTCTTCTTCTTCCTGCGAGACGGCCCCCGGTTCGTCGGGAGCCTGCGCTCGGCCCTTCCGATGGAAACCGGGCACAAGGACGTCGTGCTCCGCCGCTTCGCCGACACGCTTTTCGCCGTGGTTCAGGGGGTCCTGCTCACCGCGCTCGTCCAGGGGCTCGTGGCGGGGTTCGGCTTCTGGCTCGTCGGGCTTTCGTTTTCCGTCCTGCTAGGTTGCCTCACGGCGTTCCTGGCCCTTTTCCCCTTCGGGGGTTCGCTGGTCTGGATGGGCGCCGTCGTTTTCCTGCTCCTCTCGGGGGCCTGGGCCAGGGCCCTCGTCCTTCTCGCCTGGGGCGCGCTCCTGGTGAGTAGCGTCGACAACGTGGTCCGCCCCCTGGTGATCGGCGGCAGAACTCAGATGTCCACGCTGTTTCTTTTCTTCGGGATTCTGGGCGGGCTCCAGGCGTACGGCTTCCTCGGAATGTTCCTCGGACCCGTGCTGCTCGCTACCCTCGTGGCGGTCGTCCAGATCTTCCGCGAGGAATACGGGCTCCGGGAGGAGTCGGGCTGA
- the nuoG gene encoding (2Fe-2S)-binding protein yields the protein MPKVEIDGRQVEVEEGLNVIQAAERLGIEIPHYCYHPGLSIAGNCRMCLVEIDKVPKLQIACNTRVSEGLVVRTQTERVRRARQAVLEFLLVNHPIDCPVCDQAGECKLQDYYMDYDLEPSRVPLEEKVHKGKALDIGPLVMLDQERCILCTRCVRFCDEVTKTGELGLFERGDHVTIDLFPGRRLDNPYSGNVVDICPVGALTSKDFRFRARVWYLQRTPSVCPTCATGCNIDIHHLRGRIYRFRPRYNPDVNTWWMCDEGRLGYRAYQGEQRILEPFRRDAESVLRCDWETVLAEVPRLLREGAEAVVFARATNEEAYLLREIFGKLLGGGNLHGVSWSPENASRDDFLRDADKNPNTRGLAALGVLVPVEALRRALLEGRRDVLFVFGGDLEPVLGPEGLRELRRKTRVLVAADFRGHATLAQADWALPVASFAETDGTFTNRGGRVQRIREAFPPPGNARPGWWVLARIAERLGSPKRFATAEEVFAELAAAEPAFSGMSYATVGERGCPLAAVDR from the coding sequence ATGCCGAAGGTTGAAATCGACGGCCGGCAGGTCGAAGTCGAAGAAGGACTCAACGTCATCCAGGCCGCGGAACGGCTCGGGATCGAGATCCCCCATTATTGCTACCACCCCGGTCTCAGCATCGCCGGGAACTGCAGGATGTGCCTCGTGGAGATCGACAAGGTCCCGAAGCTGCAGATCGCCTGCAACACCCGCGTGAGCGAGGGGCTCGTCGTGCGCACGCAGACGGAGCGAGTCCGCAGGGCTCGGCAAGCCGTCCTCGAATTTCTGCTCGTGAACCACCCCATCGACTGCCCGGTTTGCGACCAGGCCGGGGAGTGCAAGCTCCAGGACTACTACATGGACTACGACCTCGAGCCGAGTCGCGTGCCGCTCGAGGAAAAGGTCCACAAAGGGAAAGCTCTCGACATCGGCCCGCTCGTGATGCTCGACCAGGAGCGTTGCATCCTCTGCACGCGCTGCGTCCGCTTCTGCGACGAGGTCACGAAAACGGGAGAGCTCGGCCTCTTCGAGCGCGGCGATCACGTCACGATCGACCTGTTCCCGGGTCGCCGCCTCGACAATCCCTATTCGGGCAACGTCGTCGACATCTGTCCGGTCGGAGCGTTGACGAGCAAAGATTTTCGTTTTCGCGCCCGGGTCTGGTACCTGCAGCGAACTCCGTCGGTCTGTCCCACGTGCGCCACCGGGTGCAACATCGACATCCACCACCTGCGAGGACGCATCTACCGTTTCCGCCCCCGCTACAACCCGGACGTCAACACGTGGTGGATGTGCGACGAGGGACGGCTCGGCTACCGAGCCTACCAGGGAGAACAGAGAATTCTCGAGCCGTTCCGACGGGACGCCGAGAGCGTCCTGCGCTGCGACTGGGAAACCGTCCTCGCCGAGGTCCCGCGACTTCTCCGGGAGGGTGCCGAGGCGGTCGTGTTCGCGCGGGCGACGAACGAGGAGGCGTACCTCCTGCGCGAAATCTTCGGAAAGCTCCTCGGGGGAGGGAACCTCCACGGGGTGAGTTGGTCGCCCGAGAACGCCTCCCGGGACGACTTCCTGCGGGACGCGGACAAGAACCCCAACACGCGGGGCCTCGCCGCGCTCGGCGTGCTCGTGCCTGTCGAGGCATTGCGGCGAGCCCTTCTCGAGGGTCGGCGGGACGTGTTGTTCGTTTTCGGGGGGGACCTCGAACCCGTTCTCGGGCCGGAGGGCTTGCGCGAGCTCCGCCGGAAGACTCGGGTTCTCGTGGCGGCGGATTTCCGCGGCCACGCGACGCTCGCGCAGGCGGACTGGGCTCTGCCGGTTGCGTCCTTCGCCGAAACGGACGGTACGTTCACGAACCGTGGCGGTCGCGTGCAACGGATCCGGGAGGCTTTTCCGCCGCCCGGGAACGCCCGCCCCGGCTGGTGGGTCCTCGCTCGGATCGCCGAACGCCTCGGCTCTCCGAAGCGTTTCGCCACGGCAGAGGAGGTCTTCGCCGAATTGGCCGCCGCCGAGCCCGCGTTCTCCGGGATGAGCTACGCGACCGTGGGCGAGCGAGGCTGCCCCCTCGCCGCCGTGGACCGCTAG
- the nuoF1 gene encoding NADH-quinone oxidoreductase subunit F, which translates to MGEKVLLRHEEVPGIDRLEVYVADGGYTAARTALREKTPAEIVEMVRVSGLRGRGGAGFPTGVKWGFLPKDSPKPRYLCVNADESEPGTFKDRQIIEFNPHLLLEGTLISAYAIQAHVAYVYIRGEFARGAAILERALREAYAAGHFGRNIYGTGYDLEVYIHRGAGAYICGEETGLIESLEGKRAYPRVKPPFPATVGVFGCPTIVNNVETLACVPLIVGRGPEWFRAIGPEKCPGPKLYCLSGHVQRPGVYEAPMGISLRELVYGEAFGGGIPGGKKLKGVIPGGSSVPVLLPEEIDVPMDFDSVAQAGSLLGSCGIIVMDEDTCMVDALRVIARFYHHESCGQCTPCREGTGWLERVLEHLEFGGARPDEVDLLLRIADNMMGNTICLLADAAAMPTRSFVTKFRSEFEEHVRLDGCPKRLAHAEG; encoded by the coding sequence ATGGGCGAGAAGGTTCTCCTGCGGCACGAGGAGGTGCCGGGCATCGATCGGCTCGAGGTTTACGTCGCGGACGGTGGCTACACGGCGGCACGGACGGCGCTCCGGGAGAAGACGCCGGCCGAGATCGTGGAAATGGTCCGGGTGTCCGGCCTCCGGGGACGCGGGGGCGCCGGATTCCCGACCGGCGTCAAGTGGGGTTTTCTTCCGAAAGATTCCCCGAAGCCCCGTTACCTGTGCGTGAACGCGGACGAGAGCGAGCCCGGTACCTTCAAGGACAGACAGATCATCGAATTCAACCCCCACCTGCTTCTCGAGGGTACGTTGATTTCCGCGTACGCCATCCAGGCTCACGTGGCCTACGTGTACATTCGGGGAGAGTTCGCGCGGGGAGCGGCGATTCTGGAACGTGCTCTGCGCGAAGCTTACGCGGCGGGCCACTTCGGCCGGAACATCTACGGCACGGGTTACGACCTCGAGGTGTACATCCACCGGGGGGCCGGGGCTTACATTTGCGGCGAAGAGACGGGTTTGATCGAGTCCCTGGAAGGCAAAAGAGCCTACCCGCGGGTCAAGCCGCCTTTTCCCGCCACCGTGGGCGTCTTCGGCTGTCCCACGATCGTGAACAACGTCGAGACTCTGGCCTGCGTGCCGCTCATCGTCGGACGCGGGCCCGAGTGGTTTCGCGCCATCGGACCGGAGAAGTGTCCGGGCCCGAAACTCTACTGCCTGAGCGGTCACGTCCAGCGGCCCGGGGTGTACGAGGCTCCGATGGGCATCTCGCTTCGCGAGCTCGTCTACGGCGAAGCATTCGGCGGAGGGATACCGGGGGGAAAGAAGCTCAAGGGCGTGATCCCGGGTGGTTCTTCCGTCCCCGTTCTCCTTCCGGAGGAAATCGACGTGCCCATGGATTTCGATTCGGTGGCGCAGGCCGGATCGCTTCTCGGGTCGTGCGGCATCATCGTGATGGACGAGGACACGTGCATGGTCGACGCGCTCCGGGTCATCGCGCGCTTCTACCACCACGAGTCCTGCGGGCAGTGCACGCCGTGCCGCGAAGGGACGGGGTGGCTCGAGAGGGTACTCGAGCACCTGGAATTCGGCGGAGCTCGGCCGGACGAGGTGGACCTCCTGCTCCGGATCGCCGACAACATGATGGGCAACACGATCTGTCTTCTCGCGGACGCCGCGGCCATGCCGACGAGAAGCTTCGTCACGAAGTTCCGGTCCGAGTTCGAAGAACACGTCCGTCTGGACGGTTGTCCGAAGAGGCTCGCCCATGCCGAAGGTTGA
- the nuoB gene encoding NADH-quinone oxidoreductase subunit B, translating into MHGTTGEEKLLGESVVLTRVEKAVAWARKFSLFPYPFATACCAMEYMSLSMSPYDIDRFGALLPRFTPRQADLLMVIGTVSMRQAPILRRVYEQMAEPKWVLSFGACASTGGFYDNYATLPGIDRIIPVDVYVPGCPPRPESVLDALIALQNKIQKQRQKLVEPVPDPLRS; encoded by the coding sequence GTGCACGGCACCACCGGCGAAGAAAAGCTCCTGGGAGAGAGTGTCGTCCTCACGCGGGTGGAGAAGGCGGTCGCGTGGGCGCGAAAATTCTCGCTTTTTCCCTACCCGTTCGCGACGGCCTGCTGTGCCATGGAGTACATGTCGCTTTCGATGTCCCCGTACGACATCGACCGCTTCGGTGCTCTTTTGCCCCGTTTCACCCCCCGGCAGGCGGACCTTCTGATGGTGATCGGAACGGTGAGCATGCGGCAGGCTCCCATCCTCCGGCGCGTCTACGAGCAGATGGCCGAGCCGAAGTGGGTCCTCTCGTTCGGTGCGTGCGCCTCCACGGGGGGATTCTACGACAACTACGCCACGCTCCCGGGGATCGACCGGATCATTCCCGTGGACGTGTACGTGCCCGGTTGCCCTCCGCGTCCGGAGTCCGTCCTCGACGCCCTGATCGCGCTGCAGAACAAGATCCAGAAACAGAGACAGAAGCTCGTCGAACCGGTCCCGGATCCTTTGCGTTCCTGA
- a CDS encoding cupin — protein MAWIPDTSERVRFDARKMQKCNLFTTEHFFCDLYAFEPGQEQTAHAHAGSDKVYFVLEGTLEIRLGEQTRTLGPRGAALAEAGVAHAVRNPGPGRALALVFLSPRP, from the coding sequence ATGGCCTGGATTCCGGACACTTCGGAGCGCGTCCGGTTCGACGCGCGGAAAATGCAGAAGTGCAACCTGTTCACGACCGAGCATTTTTTCTGCGACCTCTACGCCTTCGAGCCCGGACAGGAACAGACCGCCCACGCGCACGCCGGCTCCGACAAGGTCTACTTCGTGCTCGAAGGAACCCTCGAGATCCGGCTGGGCGAACAAACGCGCACCCTCGGGCCACGCGGTGCGGCACTGGCCGAGGCCGGCGTCGCGCACGCCGTGCGCAACCCGGGGCCCGGACGAGCGCTCGCCCTCGTCTTCCTGTCACCTCGCCCGTGA
- the efp gene encoding elongation factor P: MKISATQLRSGMIIEHENDLYRILQVTHITPGNKRGIVQTKMRNLRTGLQTENRFRSEDSIERVSLDQHEMEFLYEDNGIFHFMNTETYEQVELPAETLGDAVRFLVPNSRIAVEFYEGKPVGVSLPKTVDLRVVDTPPGLKAATVTNVLKPATTETGLVVQVPSFIDVGDVIRVDTETGEYLSRAK, encoded by the coding sequence ATGAAGATCAGCGCGACCCAGCTTCGCTCCGGCATGATCATCGAGCACGAGAACGACCTCTACAGGATCCTGCAGGTGACCCACATCACACCGGGAAACAAGCGAGGGATCGTCCAAACGAAAATGCGCAACCTCCGGACGGGCCTGCAGACCGAGAACCGGTTCCGGTCGGAAGACAGCATCGAACGGGTTTCGCTCGACCAACACGAAATGGAATTCCTCTACGAGGACAACGGTATCTTCCACTTCATGAACACCGAAACCTACGAGCAAGTGGAGCTTCCGGCCGAAACGCTGGGCGATGCCGTTCGCTTCCTCGTGCCGAACTCGCGGATCGCCGTCGAATTCTACGAAGGAAAACCGGTCGGCGTCAGCTTGCCGAAGACCGTCGATCTCCGCGTGGTCGACACCCCGCCCGGTCTCAAGGCGGCGACGGTGACGAACGTGCTGAAGCCGGCCACCACCGAGACGGGACTGGTCGTGCAGGTTCCGAGCTTCATCGACGTGGGCGACGTGATCCGGGTGGACACCGAGACGGGAGAGTACCTCTCCCGGGCCAAGTGA
- the exbD gene encoding biopolymer transporter ExbD: protein MALGSLRSRARSPIVSEINITPLTDIFLVLLIIFMVTSASMVESGANVTLPRVEETATQPRELTITVTPSGELFLNAEAVTAAELEQRLREELAARPDIPVVLEGDRSVLFGDAVRILSIAQAAGAAQIAIAAERAGDSED, encoded by the coding sequence ATGGCCCTCGGTAGTCTCAGGAGCCGGGCGCGGTCGCCCATCGTGTCCGAGATCAACATCACGCCTCTCACGGACATTTTCCTCGTGCTGCTCATCATCTTCATGGTGACGAGCGCGAGCATGGTCGAGTCGGGCGCCAACGTGACCTTGCCCCGCGTGGAAGAAACGGCCACGCAACCGCGGGAGCTCACGATCACCGTGACGCCGTCGGGCGAGCTTTTTCTGAACGCCGAGGCCGTGACTGCGGCCGAACTCGAGCAACGCCTCCGCGAGGAACTCGCGGCTCGGCCGGACATTCCCGTCGTCCTGGAAGGCGATCGGTCCGTGCTCTTCGGTGACGCGGTGCGCATTCTCTCGATCGCCCAGGCCGCGGGGGCGGCGCAGATCGCGATCGCGGCCGAGCGTGCAGGGGACTCGGAGGATTGA
- the exbB gene encoding TolQ transporter — METLSVLDMIQQGWLATYPLIACSVATVTIVLERFWSLRNLVSETMRLAGAVCPVLERGDFEAALRTAEAKSTTPAGRIFSDVLARHQSDSLEYLSDLTEEKRFEELEALKGPLWVLGTVGASAPFIGLFGTVIGIVKAFHNMAVMGSGGFSVVAAGISEALVATAMGLAVAIVAVVFYNYFQTRIERIEAALTIASNRVIDAIHLGRRNHGPR, encoded by the coding sequence GTGGAAACCCTCAGCGTTCTCGACATGATCCAGCAGGGGTGGCTCGCGACCTATCCCCTGATCGCCTGTTCCGTGGCTACCGTCACGATCGTTCTCGAGCGTTTCTGGTCGCTGCGCAACCTCGTTTCGGAAACGATGCGGCTTGCCGGGGCCGTCTGCCCCGTCCTGGAGAGGGGAGACTTCGAGGCGGCGCTCCGCACCGCCGAAGCGAAATCCACGACGCCGGCCGGGAGGATCTTCTCGGACGTCCTCGCGCGTCACCAGAGCGATTCGCTCGAGTACCTTTCCGACCTGACCGAAGAAAAGCGTTTCGAGGAACTCGAGGCGCTCAAGGGCCCGCTCTGGGTCCTGGGAACGGTCGGTGCCAGTGCCCCCTTCATCGGCCTTTTCGGCACCGTGATCGGGATCGTCAAAGCGTTCCACAACATGGCCGTCATGGGAAGCGGTGGGTTTTCGGTGGTAGCCGCGGGAATCTCGGAGGCCCTCGTCGCCACCGCCATGGGTCTCGCCGTCGCGATCGTGGCCGTCGTGTTCTACAACTACTTCCAGACGCGGATCGAGAGGATCGAGGCCGCCCTCACGATCGCTTCGAACCGGGTCATCGACGCCATCCATCTGGGCAGGAGGAACCATGGCCCTCGGTAG
- a CDS encoding molybdenum cofactor biosynthesis protein D/E, with translation MKVRVRYFASVRECLGRREDVLEVPEGATLGELWQLLLERSPELSRLGCSLSFALNQEYADPAAVLREGDEVALIPPVSGGAPSSCEIVETPIDVEALVRAVSAPSAGATVVFVGTTRVTNEGRRVRRLEYEAFGEMALREMEKIAVAVRERWPVQRVSIVHRVGVVPVGEPSVVVAVSAAHRAEAFEACRFAIDRLKETVPIWKKEFFEGGELWIGPQSGKPGPTGGG, from the coding sequence GTGAAGGTCCGGGTGCGCTATTTCGCTTCGGTGCGGGAGTGCCTCGGGCGACGCGAAGACGTGCTCGAGGTCCCCGAGGGAGCCACGCTCGGCGAGCTCTGGCAGCTGCTCCTCGAGCGGAGTCCGGAGCTCTCGCGCCTCGGGTGCTCCCTTTCCTTCGCGCTGAACCAGGAGTACGCGGACCCTGCGGCCGTCCTTCGCGAGGGAGACGAGGTCGCGTTGATTCCCCCCGTCAGCGGAGGCGCGCCGTCGTCGTGCGAGATCGTCGAGACCCCGATCGACGTGGAGGCTCTTGTGCGCGCGGTGTCGGCGCCCTCGGCCGGTGCCACGGTCGTGTTCGTCGGGACCACGCGGGTCACGAACGAAGGAAGGCGAGTGCGTCGGCTCGAGTACGAAGCGTTCGGGGAAATGGCCCTGCGGGAGATGGAAAAGATCGCAGTGGCGGTCCGCGAGCGGTGGCCCGTACAGCGCGTGTCGATCGTGCACCGGGTCGGTGTCGTTCCCGTGGGCGAGCCGAGCGTCGTCGTGGCCGTTTCCGCGGCCCACCGTGCAGAGGCGTTCGAGGCGTGTCGCTTCGCCATCGACCGGCTGAAGGAAACCGTCCCGATCTGGAAAAAAGAGTTCTTCGAGGGCGGCGAGCTCTGGATCGGGCCCCAGAGCGGGAAGCCGGGCCCGACCGGCGGCGGCTGA
- the mobB gene encoding molybdenum cofactor biosynthesis protein B, whose product MDAHRAGRIEHVRCAVVTVSDTRTVDTDRSGARIRELLEGAGHTISFYTVVPDEPERVRSVFFSLSREIEAVVLNGGTGLGPRDSTFEAVDGLLTKRLEGFGELFRMLSYQEIGAAAMLSRATAGVYGPWVVFSLPGSTAAVELAMTKLVLPELGHIVWLVRGGGGG is encoded by the coding sequence ATGGACGCACACCGCGCGGGGCGGATCGAGCACGTCCGCTGTGCCGTCGTCACGGTCAGCGACACCCGGACCGTGGACACCGATCGTAGCGGAGCCAGGATCCGGGAGCTGCTCGAGGGCGCGGGACACACGATTTCCTTCTACACGGTCGTTCCCGACGAGCCCGAGCGAGTCCGCTCCGTCTTCTTTTCCCTTTCTCGCGAGATCGAGGCCGTCGTCCTGAACGGCGGGACGGGGCTCGGGCCGCGGGATTCCACGTTCGAAGCCGTCGACGGGCTTTTGACCAAGCGGCTCGAGGGTTTCGGGGAGCTTTTCCGGATGTTGAGCTACCAGGAGATCGGCGCGGCTGCGATGCTCAGTCGGGCGACCGCCGGTGTCTACGGGCCTTGGGTCGTCTTCTCCCTTCCGGGTTCCACGGCGGCCGTGGAGCTCGCCATGACCAAGCTCGTGCTGCCCGAGCTCGGACACATCGTCTGGCTCGTCCGAGGGGGAGGGGGCGGGTGA
- a CDS encoding glycerophosphoryl diester phosphodiesterase, with product MLFDLSRRPLVFGHRGSAGTAPENTLLSFREALECGADVLELDVHATRDGVVVVLHDPTLDRTTDGTGEVRLRSWEEVRGLDAGYRFTRDGTSYPFRGRGLRVPSLEEVFAEFPDARFNIEVKQEDPPIAREVVSLVERFGVATRVLLAAEKDSVMREIRRHARDRIATGFPVGEVVEFLERLDREDFSGYRPAGKALQVPVRFGGRDIVTAESVRAAHELGIEVHPWTINDRAEMEALFDLGVDGLVTDLPALAREILRTRRAG from the coding sequence ATGCTCTTCGACCTTTCGCGACGCCCGCTCGTTTTCGGACACCGCGGGTCGGCCGGTACGGCCCCGGAAAACACTCTGCTTTCGTTCCGCGAGGCGCTCGAGTGCGGCGCGGACGTTCTCGAGCTCGACGTGCACGCGACGCGGGACGGCGTGGTCGTCGTCCTGCACGACCCGACCCTGGACCGCACGACGGACGGGACGGGAGAGGTCCGGCTCCGGTCGTGGGAAGAAGTCCGCGGCCTCGATGCCGGCTACCGGTTCACCCGCGACGGCACGTCGTACCCTTTCCGAGGCCGAGGCCTCCGCGTGCCGAGTCTCGAGGAGGTCTTCGCGGAGTTTCCGGATGCCCGCTTCAACATCGAGGTGAAACAGGAAGACCCGCCGATCGCCCGCGAGGTCGTTTCCCTGGTCGAGCGCTTCGGTGTGGCGACCCGAGTTCTTCTCGCTGCGGAGAAAGACTCGGTCATGCGCGAGATACGGCGCCATGCGCGAGACCGGATCGCTACGGGCTTTCCCGTCGGCGAGGTCGTCGAGTTCCTCGAGCGACTCGACCGCGAGGACTTTTCGGGTTACCGGCCGGCGGGAAAAGCGCTGCAGGTTCCGGTGCGCTTCGGCGGCCGCGACATCGTGACGGCGGAAAGCGTCCGCGCGGCACACGAGCTCGGGATCGAAGTGCACCCGTGGACGATCAACGACCGGGCGGAAATGGAGGCGCTTTTCGACCTGGGGGTGGACGGTCTCGTCACCGACCTTCCTGCCCTGGCCCGCGAGATTCTCCGCACTCGGCGGGCAGGCTGA
- the yceG gene encoding aminodeoxychorismate lyase yields the protein MGGRKVRWIGWACAVVASTAFVLRGALSAPVRLPTEGVVLRIPQGAATREVARRLVAAGIVRSEWAFRGLARWNGSDRRLRPGSYRFFGLVRPSDVLAALTAEEKAPLRTFPEGLRASEIFALLSRMGFGSVDSFESVARSPAWLRAMELPWTGVEGYLFPDTYAFPETAEQTEILSRMIDRFRERFAVLEAPRRRLGLTVHETVTLASLIEKEARIDSERPLISAVFHNRLRLGMPLQSDPTAVYERAAFSGPIRPEDLSFESPYNTYLRPGLPPGPICNPGFTSLEAAVHPASVDYLYFVARNDGSHEFSATLAEHNRAVRRRTAGRGT from the coding sequence ATGGGTGGCCGGAAGGTTCGGTGGATCGGGTGGGCGTGCGCCGTGGTGGCCTCGACGGCCTTCGTTCTCCGCGGAGCTCTTTCGGCCCCGGTTCGTCTTCCGACCGAGGGGGTCGTCCTGCGGATTCCGCAGGGCGCTGCGACCCGCGAGGTCGCTCGGCGTCTCGTGGCGGCGGGGATCGTGCGTTCGGAGTGGGCGTTCCGAGGGCTGGCGCGCTGGAACGGCAGCGACCGCCGGCTGCGACCCGGCAGCTACCGTTTTTTCGGACTCGTCCGACCGTCCGACGTTCTGGCGGCCCTCACGGCGGAGGAGAAAGCGCCGCTACGCACCTTCCCCGAAGGGCTTCGGGCCTCCGAAATTTTCGCCCTCCTCTCCCGGATGGGCTTCGGCAGCGTGGACTCCTTCGAGTCGGTAGCCCGCTCCCCGGCTTGGCTCCGAGCCATGGAACTGCCGTGGACGGGCGTCGAGGGTTATCTTTTCCCCGACACGTACGCGTTTCCGGAAACCGCCGAGCAGACGGAAATCCTCTCCCGCATGATCGACCGCTTTCGGGAACGCTTTGCGGTGCTCGAAGCGCCCCGGAGGCGTCTCGGGCTCACGGTGCACGAAACCGTCACGCTGGCTTCGCTGATCGAAAAGGAAGCACGGATCGATTCCGAGCGTCCGCTGATCTCGGCCGTTTTCCACAACCGGCTTCGGCTCGGGATGCCGCTCCAGTCGGATCCCACGGCCGTGTACGAAAGGGCGGCGTTTTCCGGTCCGATCCGCCCCGAAGATCTCTCCTTCGAGTCCCCTTACAACACGTACCTCCGCCCGGGGTTGCCCCCCGGCCCGATTTGCAACCCGGGTTTCACCTCGCTGGAAGCCGCGGTGCATCCCGCCTCCGTCGACTACCTCTACTTCGTGGCACGAAACGACGGCAGCCACGAGTTCTCGGCGACGCTCGCGGAGCACAACCGCGCGGTGCGGCGGCGGACCGCCGGGCGCGGTACTTGA